Proteins encoded together in one Labrus mixtus chromosome 18, fLabMix1.1, whole genome shotgun sequence window:
- the sstr1a gene encoding somatostatin receptor type 1, whose amino-acid sequence MQLNTSSPLSSPSSSSSTSSPLPVTLGSLEDGGGGFFLLNDSGNGSLSGGAAPSAGSAALISSIYSVVCLVGLSGNSMVIYVIFRYAKMKTATNLYILNLAVADELLMLSVPFVVTAALLRRWPFGAALCRLVLSVDAINMFTSIYCLTVLSVDRYIAVVHPLRASRYRRPTVAKLVNVCVWMFSLLVILPIILFSSTAPNSDGSVACNMQMPEPERRWMAAFAVYAFLMGFLFPVLAIVLCYALILSQLRVVALRAGWQQRRSSERKITVMVTVVVSVFVVCWMPFHVVQLVGVFLQRHDPTLSQLAVVLGYANSCANPLLYGFLSDNFRRSFQRILCVRWMEAPEEPLDYLDYFSTALKSRRLSLDQDQEEQDRPRPHNTCSRM is encoded by the coding sequence ATGCAGCTGAacacctcctcccctctctcctccccctcttcctcctcctccacctcgtctCCTCTCCCGGTCACTCTCGGCTCTCTGGAGGACGGTGGCGGGGGTTTCTTCCTCCTGAATGACTCCGGTAACGGCTCCCTGTCCGGCGGAGCGGCGCCCTCGGCGGGCAGCGCGGCTCTCATCTCGTCCATCTACTCGGTGGTTTGTCTGGTTGGTCTGAGCGGGAACTCCATGGTCATCTACGTCATCTTCCGGTATGCTAAGATGAAAACGGCCACTAACCTGTACATCCTGAACCTGGCGGTGGCCGACGAACTGCTAATGCTCAGTGTGCCGTTCGTCGTCACCGCCGCGCTGCTGCGCCGCTGGCCGTTTGGCGCGGCGCTGTGCCGCCTCGTGCTCAGTGTGGACGCCATCAACATGTTCACGAGCATCTACTGCCTAACGGTGCTCAGCGTGGACCGGTACATTGCGGTCGTCCACCCGCTGCGGGCGTCCCGGTACCGACGGCCCACGGTGGCCAAACTTGTGAACGTGTGCGTGTGGATGTTCTCCCTGCTGGTCATCCTTCCCAtcatcctcttctcctccactgCGCCCAACTCGGACGGCTCAGTGGCTTGTAACATGCAGATGCCGGAGCCTGAGAGGCGATGGATGGCGGCGTTCGCGGTCTACGCCTTCCTGATGGGCTTCCTGTTTCCGGTTCTTGCCATCGTGCTGTGCTACGCGCTCATCCTCAGTCAGCTCCGCGTGGTGGCGCTGCGGGCCGGCTGGCAGCAGAGGCGGAGCTCTGAGAGGAAGATCACGGTGATGGTGACGGTGGTGGTGTCGGTGTTCGTGGTGTGCTGGATGCCGTTCCACGTGGTGCAACTGGTGGGCGTGTTCCTGCAGCGTCATGACCCCACCCTCAGCCAGCTGGCCGTCGTCCTCGGGTACGCTAACAGCTGCGCCAACCCTCTGCTTTATGGCTTCCTGTCCGACAACTTCAGACGCTCCTTCCAGAGGATCCTGTGTGTGCGCTGGATGGAGGCCCCCGAGGAGCCCCTGGACTACCTGGACTACTTTAGCACGGCCCTGAAGAGTAGACGCCTCAGCCTGGACCAGgaccaggaggagcaggacagGCCCCGCCCCCACAACACCTGCTCCAGGATGTAG